A genomic window from Lentibacter algarum includes:
- a CDS encoding LysE family translocator, whose translation MTYDIFLALTLFAFVTSATPGPNNMMLLASGANFGFVRTIPHMFGISLGFGLMIFLVGIGLMQVFDTYPVSRTILTIVSVVYMLWLAWKIANSAAPEGSATGGTPMTFLQAAAFQWVNPKAWSMGLTAITLYAGDRSVWSVALVALAFMIVNFPSVTIWVVLGREMRRFLTSPARLRAFNWGMAVLLVLSLYPVLLP comes from the coding sequence ATGACATATGACATCTTTCTCGCCCTCACACTTTTTGCTTTTGTGACCTCGGCAACGCCGGGGCCGAACAATATGATGTTATTGGCCTCTGGGGCGAACTTCGGCTTTGTCCGCACCATCCCACACATGTTTGGGATCAGCCTTGGCTTTGGATTAATGATCTTTCTCGTCGGGATCGGGCTGATGCAGGTCTTTGACACCTATCCTGTGAGCCGGACAATCCTGACCATTGTGAGCGTGGTTTATATGCTTTGGCTGGCGTGGAAGATCGCCAATTCGGCAGCGCCCGAGGGCAGCGCAACTGGCGGCACACCGATGACATTTTTGCAGGCAGCCGCGTTTCAATGGGTCAACCCGAAGGCGTGGAGCATGGGGCTGACGGCAATCACGCTCTATGCAGGAGACAGGTCGGTCTGGTCGGTCGCGCTGGTGGCTTTGGCGTTTATGATCGTGAACTTCCCGTCCGTCACGATCTGGGTTGTACTTGGGCGCGAGATGCGGCGCTTTCTGACTTCACCTGCACGGCTGAGAGCCTTTAACTGGGGAATGGCCGTACTTTTGGTGCTTTCGCTCTATCCCGTTCTTTTGCCTTAG
- a CDS encoding MarR family transcriptional regulator yields the protein MSLDTTGSKSRLRLWLRLLKASKLIETELRERMRRELDTTLPRFDVMAALSRNPAGLKMSELSGVLKVSNGNVTGIVERLVEEGFVRRDAVKGDRRAFLARLTEEGRSEFERQASAHEGWIDGLLSDVEPERAERLAVLLAEVAAHLEEGKHHEN from the coding sequence ATGAGCCTTGATACAACAGGGAGCAAGTCACGGCTCAGGCTGTGGCTGAGGCTGCTTAAGGCGTCAAAGCTGATCGAGACCGAGCTGCGCGAGCGGATGCGGCGCGAGCTTGATACCACCTTGCCGCGCTTTGACGTTATGGCAGCGCTGAGCCGTAACCCTGCCGGACTTAAGATGTCGGAGCTATCTGGCGTACTCAAAGTCTCGAACGGGAATGTCACTGGGATCGTCGAGCGGCTTGTTGAGGAAGGCTTTGTAAGGCGTGACGCTGTCAAAGGCGACAGGCGCGCTTTTTTGGCGCGGCTGACCGAGGAAGGGCGCTCCGAATTTGAACGCCAAGCGAGCGCACATGAGGGCTGGATTGACGGACTTTTGAGCGACGTTGAGCCCGAACGCGCCGAGCGGCTGGCTGTGCTTTTGGCTGAAGTCGCAGCGCATTTGGAAGAGGGAAAGCACCATGAGAACTGA
- a CDS encoding SDR family NAD(P)-dependent oxidoreductase produces MRRVLVTGGGSGIGRGIARAFAEAGEAVTIVGRREEALSETDGGREMQAVVCDITDEGAVEALFEAPYDVVVANAGTGRAAFLTEVSLEEWNETLAVNLTGTFLTFRAALRQMPEGGRLIAVASTQALRGGARVSAYSASKHGVLGLVRSVALEVARKGITCNAICPGFVDTPMADAAVQSVMASRGIDRAAAEKLIVASNPIGRMIAVEEVASAALYLASKGAAMVNGHAMSVSGGEI; encoded by the coding sequence ATGAGGCGGGTTCTGGTGACGGGTGGCGGCTCTGGCATAGGCCGCGGGATTGCGCGGGCCTTTGCAGAGGCGGGCGAGGCTGTGACGATCGTCGGGCGACGCGAAGAGGCGCTCAGCGAGACAGACGGCGGACGCGAGATGCAGGCAGTTGTTTGCGACATCACCGATGAGGGCGCTGTCGAGGCGTTGTTTGAGGCGCCCTATGACGTTGTTGTGGCCAACGCTGGCACGGGGCGCGCAGCATTTTTGACGGAGGTGAGCCTTGAGGAGTGGAACGAAACGCTGGCTGTGAACCTCACGGGCACGTTTCTGACTTTTCGTGCGGCTTTGCGGCAGATGCCTGAAGGGGGGCGACTGATTGCTGTGGCCTCGACACAGGCGTTGCGCGGCGGCGCGAGGGTTTCGGCCTATTCGGCGTCAAAGCATGGCGTTTTGGGGCTTGTCCGCTCGGTCGCGCTGGAAGTCGCCAGAAAAGGCATCACCTGCAATGCGATTTGCCCGGGGTTTGTCGACACGCCGATGGCGGACGCGGCTGTGCAAAGTGTGATGGCGTCGCGCGGAATTGACAGGGCGGCGGCGGAAAAGCTGATTGTTGCGAGCAACCCAATCGGGCGGATGATCGCGGTGGAGGAAGTGGCCAGTGCGGCGCTTTATTTGGCGTCTAAGGGCGCGGCGATGGTCAACGGCCACGCCATGAGCGTGTCGGGGGGTGAGATATGA
- a CDS encoding tryptophan 2,3-dioxygenase family protein, whose amino-acid sequence MSDSYNPETDGAQMSFAKDMSYGDYLHMDQILSAQTPLSSAHDEMLFIIQHQTSELWIKLALHEASAARALLEKGDYSPAFKMCARLSRIFDQLNSAWDVLRTMTPSDYTTFRETLGRSSGFQSHQYRLVEYVLGNRNENLMKVHAHRPELHQLLEDELARPSLYHVALRALEAETGASFAPEVFRLRAPHEADAAVEAAWLTVYKDPSKYWSLYELAEKLVDLEDYFRRWRFNHVTTVERIIGFKRGTGGTSGVQYLRKMLEVELFPELWNLRGAL is encoded by the coding sequence ATGAGCGACAGCTACAACCCCGAGACAGACGGCGCGCAAATGTCCTTTGCCAAGGATATGAGCTATGGTGACTATCTCCACATGGATCAGATCCTTTCCGCCCAGACGCCGCTTTCGTCAGCGCATGACGAGATGCTCTTCATCATCCAGCACCAGACAAGCGAGCTCTGGATCAAGCTTGCACTCCACGAGGCATCTGCTGCCCGTGCACTGCTTGAAAAGGGTGACTATTCCCCCGCCTTTAAAATGTGCGCACGCTTGAGCCGTATTTTTGATCAGCTCAACTCCGCATGGGACGTGTTGCGCACCATGACGCCATCAGATTACACCACTTTCCGCGAGACGCTGGGCCGCTCGTCAGGCTTTCAGTCGCACCAATACCGCCTCGTCGAATACGTGCTTGGCAACCGCAATGAAAACCTGATGAAGGTACATGCTCACCGCCCCGAACTGCACCAGCTCCTTGAAGACGAGCTCGCGCGCCCTTCGCTCTATCACGTCGCTTTGCGTGCACTGGAAGCTGAAACAGGTGCGAGCTTCGCTCCCGAGGTCTTCCGCCTGCGCGCCCCGCATGAGGCTGACGCAGCTGTCGAGGCGGCATGGCTCACAGTCTATAAAGACCCGTCGAAATACTGGAGCCTCTACGAACTTGCCGAAAAGCTGGTTGATCTGGAAGATTACTTCCGCCGCTGGCGCTTCAACCATGTCACAACTGTCGAGCGCATCATCGGCTTCAAGCGCGGCACAGGGGGCACAAGCGGGGTGCAGTATCTGCGCAAGATGCTTGAGGTCGAACTCTTCCCAGAGCTTTGGAACCTACGCGGCGCGCTCTGA
- a CDS encoding TIGR02300 family protein → MPKEEWGIKRLCPTTGKRFYDLNAKPVVSPYTGEIVEFDANKKSLIAPDQEDAVTKKAKEAEDDLEVDVLEDDVDVDLDDDDDVLEDDDDDDNVSLDDLADVAAEGTDDD, encoded by the coding sequence ATGCCTAAGGAAGAATGGGGCATCAAACGCTTGTGCCCGACCACTGGCAAACGGTTTTACGACCTGAACGCCAAGCCCGTTGTGAGCCCTTACACAGGCGAAATTGTTGAGTTTGACGCCAACAAGAAGAGCCTGATTGCGCCCGACCAGGAAGACGCAGTCACGAAGAAGGCGAAAGAAGCAGAAGACGATCTTGAAGTAGATGTACTTGAAGATGATGTTGATGTGGATCTCGACGACGATGATGATGTGCTAGAAGACGACGATGACGATGATAACGTCTCGCTCGACGATCTTGCAGACGTTGCTGCCGAAGGCACCGACGACGACTGA
- a CDS encoding Spy/CpxP family protein refolding chaperone: MKSILLGAAMALALGAPSFAQQNQPAREISAPIVAFTPVIVKNADALELTEAQRADLKQWLDTMPANRKMIEEAALAARAELRAAIIAGAPTDERQALAAKVGEMETKLVMMRSNCTDHWRATLTEAQFAKMLELAAM; this comes from the coding sequence ATGAAGTCTATCTTGCTTGGCGCGGCAATGGCGCTTGCCCTTGGGGCCCCCAGTTTTGCGCAGCAAAACCAACCTGCGCGCGAGATTTCGGCGCCGATTGTGGCCTTCACACCTGTGATTGTAAAAAATGCCGATGCGCTTGAGCTGACGGAGGCGCAGCGCGCTGACCTGAAGCAATGGCTCGATACAATGCCAGCAAACCGCAAAATGATTGAAGAGGCGGCCTTGGCCGCGCGCGCTGAGCTGCGCGCCGCGATCATTGCGGGTGCACCTACGGACGAGCGCCAAGCGCTCGCGGCAAAAGTCGGCGAGATGGAGACCAAGCTTGTGATGATGCGCTCCAACTGCACCGATCACTGGCGCGCGACGCTCACGGAAGCGCAATTTGCTAAAATGCTCGAACTGGCTGCCATGTAA
- a CDS encoding SprT family zinc-dependent metalloprotease gives MSTFVLESEQTDEPRVEVRLKRSSQAKRLSLRVSQLDGRVTLTLPRYASEAEATGFIREKAAWLRRHVARFEADVPVGQGSLLPLEGQMIRVIQGAGRKIVLSEDQLLIPGPPERTGARLSGFLKELARDRLTAASDAYSAALGRPFNRISMRDTRSRWGSCSSQGTLMYSWRLIMAPPEVLRYVAAHEVAHLAEMNHSPAFWQVVQALYGAHHRERGWLREHGASLHKYRFTSSS, from the coding sequence ATGAGTACTTTCGTTCTGGAAAGCGAGCAAACGGATGAACCGCGCGTTGAAGTGCGTCTCAAGCGCTCTTCACAAGCCAAACGCCTGTCTTTGCGTGTGTCTCAGCTTGATGGTCGCGTTACGCTCACTTTGCCGCGCTATGCCTCTGAGGCCGAGGCCACGGGCTTTATACGCGAAAAGGCCGCATGGCTGCGCCGTCACGTCGCGCGCTTTGAGGCGGATGTGCCTGTGGGGCAGGGCAGCCTTCTTCCTCTTGAAGGCCAGATGATTCGTGTGATCCAAGGCGCGGGCCGTAAGATTGTGCTAAGTGAAGATCAGCTCCTAATCCCTGGTCCGCCTGAGCGCACGGGCGCGCGCCTCAGCGGCTTTTTGAAAGAGTTGGCGCGTGATCGGCTTACAGCCGCGTCTGATGCCTATTCCGCTGCTCTTGGCCGGCCCTTTAACCGGATATCAATGCGCGACACCCGATCGCGCTGGGGCTCGTGCAGTTCGCAAGGCACGCTGATGTATTCTTGGCGGCTGATTATGGCTCCGCCTGAGGTGCTTCGCTATGTGGCGGCACATGAGGTGGCCCATCTCGCCGAGATGAATCACTCCCCCGCCTTCTGGCAGGTGGTGCAGGCGCTCTATGGCGCACACCACCGTGAACGCGGTTGGCTGCGCGAGCATGGGGCGAGCTTGCATAAATACCGCTTCACCTCATCTTCGTGA
- a CDS encoding GntR family transcriptional regulator, with translation MQSHIPSLASPRSDNTSSAHDKVYRGLRTRIMHGELPPAHALTLRGIGREFDVSMTPAREAVQRLVAEGALFMSSSGRVATPELSNERIEELAALRALLEVELSSRALPRAHMALIERLQTINGTIAEAIAHKDAVAYIRTNLEFHRTLYLRAQAPAMLAMCETVWLQLGPTMRALYGRLQRTELPHFHRAIVAALRAGDEPGLRLAVRSDVTAGLKLLAS, from the coding sequence ATGCAAAGCCATATACCCTCCCTCGCGAGCCCGCGCAGCGACAATACCTCCTCGGCCCACGACAAAGTCTATCGTGGGCTCCGTACGCGTATCATGCATGGCGAACTGCCCCCCGCCCATGCTCTGACGCTGCGTGGTATCGGGCGGGAGTTTGATGTCTCTATGACGCCCGCGCGCGAGGCGGTGCAGCGGCTTGTCGCGGAAGGGGCGCTGTTTATGTCCTCCTCGGGCCGTGTCGCAACGCCTGAGCTCTCCAATGAGCGGATCGAAGAGCTTGCCGCCCTGCGTGCCCTGCTGGAGGTCGAGCTGTCCAGCCGCGCGCTGCCCCGTGCGCACATGGCACTGATCGAGCGCCTTCAGACCATCAACGGAACCATTGCCGAAGCCATCGCCCATAAAGACGCTGTGGCCTACATCCGCACCAATCTAGAGTTCCACCGCACGCTTTACCTGCGCGCTCAAGCCCCCGCCATGCTGGCGATGTGCGAGACAGTGTGGTTGCAGCTAGGGCCTACAATGCGCGCGCTTTATGGCCGCCTGCAGCGCACGGAGCTGCCCCATTTCCACCGCGCCATCGTTGCGGCGCTGCGCGCTGGCGACGAGCCAGGCCTACGCCTCGCCGTTCGGTCTGATGTCACCGCGGGCCTCAAACTTCTCGCAAGCTAA
- a CDS encoding enoyl-CoA hydratase family protein, translating into MRTDVKHFKCKVKDGVATVALDRPERKNPLTFDSYAELRDWFRDLVYDDEVKVVIFASNGGNFSSGGDVHDIIGPLTKMSMKELLNFTRMTGDLVKAIVNCGRPVIAAIDGICVGAGAIIAMASDLRIATPEAKVGFLFTRVGLAGCDMGACAILPRIIGQGRAAELLYTGRSMSAEEGAAWGFHNKLVATDQLDAEALEWATRLAAGPNFGHMMTKTMLAQEWSMSIEQAIEAEAQAQAICMQTGDFERAYKAFVAKERPVFEGD; encoded by the coding sequence ATGAGAACTGATGTGAAGCACTTCAAATGCAAGGTGAAAGACGGGGTTGCTACTGTGGCGCTCGACCGGCCCGAGCGCAAGAACCCGCTGACCTTTGACAGCTATGCCGAGCTGCGCGACTGGTTTCGCGATCTTGTTTATGATGACGAGGTGAAGGTTGTTATCTTTGCCTCCAATGGCGGCAACTTCAGCTCGGGCGGGGATGTACATGACATCATCGGGCCTCTCACCAAGATGAGCATGAAAGAGCTTCTCAATTTTACCCGTATGACGGGCGATCTTGTGAAGGCGATTGTGAATTGCGGGCGGCCTGTGATTGCGGCGATTGACGGGATTTGCGTGGGCGCGGGAGCGATTATTGCCATGGCATCTGATCTGCGTATTGCCACGCCCGAAGCCAAAGTGGGCTTTCTGTTTACCCGCGTGGGGCTTGCGGGCTGTGACATGGGCGCTTGCGCGATTTTGCCGAGGATTATCGGGCAAGGGCGCGCGGCAGAGCTGCTTTATACAGGGCGCAGCATGAGCGCCGAGGAAGGCGCGGCCTGGGGCTTTCACAACAAGCTGGTTGCGACAGATCAGCTTGACGCAGAGGCGCTGGAGTGGGCCACGCGGCTCGCAGCGGGGCCGAATTTCGGGCATATGATGACCAAGACGATGCTGGCGCAGGAGTGGTCCATGTCGATCGAGCAGGCGATTGAGGCGGAGGCGCAGGCGCAGGCGATTTGTATGCAGACGGGCGATTTTGAGCGCGCCTATAAGGCGTTTGTTGCCAAAGAGCGCCCTGTGTTTGAGGGCGACTGA
- a CDS encoding bifunctional salicylyl-CoA 5-hydroxylase/oxidoreductase: MRVACLGGGPAGLYFAISMKLRDPAHDVVVFERNKADDTFGWGVVLSDDALANMQENDPQSADAIRESFAYWDDIAVVQNGVRTVSGGHGFAGIGRKKMLLLLQERARELGVDLRFESVVGPVEDYKDDYDLVVACDGINSAVRTAWAEHFKPDVDVRQCKFVWLGTHQKFDDAFTFIFEKTEAGWVWVHAYQFDEDTATVIVECQQDTWDRLGFEGMSKEAIIGKCAEIFADHLGGHSLISNADHLRGSAVFMNFPRVLCERWHHENVVLLGDASATAHFSIGSGSRLAFDSAIALAQLLHEEPVMERAFERYQSERRLEVLRLQSAARNSLEWFEEVERYLGMDPVQFNYSLLTRSQRISHENLRLRDPKWLASAEKWFQTQAGAPEDAPARAPMFAPYKLRDMALANRIVVSPMAQYKAEGGCPTDWHLIHYGERAKGGAGLVFTEMTCVSAEGRITPGCPGLYAPEHEAAWARLTRFVHAETDAKICCQIGHSGRKGSTQVGWEEMDAPLAEGNWETVSASALAWSGKTALPREISHAEMAAVKAQFVNATKMAQRAGFDMIELHAAHGYLISSFISPVSNVRTDAYGGSLENRMRYPLEVFEAMRAVWPEDKPMSVRISANDWVGDTGVTPDEAVQIATMFGAAGADLIDVSAGQTSVDARPVYGRMFQTPFSDRIRNEAGVPTMAVGNIYEADHANSILMAGRADLVAVGRPHLANPYWTLHEAAKIGDREGHWPLPYDAGCEQLWRLADREAEMVGKI, translated from the coding sequence ATGCGTGTAGCCTGTTTGGGAGGCGGTCCAGCGGGACTGTATTTTGCGATCTCGATGAAGCTGCGCGACCCGGCGCATGATGTTGTCGTCTTTGAGCGCAATAAGGCGGATGACACTTTTGGCTGGGGGGTTGTTCTCTCAGATGATGCTCTCGCGAACATGCAGGAGAATGACCCGCAATCAGCCGATGCGATCCGCGAGAGCTTTGCCTATTGGGATGATATCGCCGTGGTGCAAAACGGTGTGCGTACGGTGTCTGGCGGGCATGGGTTTGCGGGGATTGGCCGCAAGAAGATGCTTCTGCTCTTGCAAGAGCGGGCGCGGGAGCTGGGCGTTGACCTGCGCTTTGAGAGCGTTGTCGGACCCGTGGAAGACTACAAGGACGACTACGACCTCGTGGTGGCCTGTGACGGGATCAACTCGGCGGTGCGCACGGCTTGGGCTGAGCATTTCAAGCCTGATGTGGATGTGCGCCAGTGCAAGTTTGTCTGGCTTGGCACGCACCAGAAATTTGACGATGCGTTCACCTTCATTTTTGAGAAGACCGAGGCTGGCTGGGTCTGGGTACATGCTTACCAGTTCGATGAGGACACCGCGACTGTGATTGTCGAGTGTCAGCAAGACACATGGGACAGGCTCGGCTTTGAAGGGATGAGCAAAGAAGCGATCATTGGAAAATGCGCAGAGATTTTCGCCGACCATCTCGGCGGGCATAGTCTGATCTCCAACGCTGATCATTTGCGCGGCTCGGCTGTGTTTATGAACTTCCCAAGAGTGCTCTGCGAAAGATGGCACCACGAAAATGTCGTGTTGCTTGGCGATGCATCTGCCACGGCGCATTTCTCGATTGGATCTGGCTCACGGCTGGCGTTTGACTCAGCGATTGCGCTGGCTCAGCTCTTACACGAGGAGCCTGTGATGGAACGCGCCTTCGAGCGTTATCAGAGCGAGCGGCGGCTTGAGGTTTTGCGCCTGCAATCTGCGGCGCGCAACTCGCTGGAGTGGTTTGAAGAGGTCGAGCGCTACCTCGGCATGGACCCCGTGCAGTTTAACTACTCGCTTCTGACGCGCTCTCAGCGGATCAGCCACGAGAACCTGCGGCTGCGCGACCCAAAGTGGCTTGCGAGCGCTGAGAAGTGGTTTCAAACGCAGGCAGGCGCGCCTGAGGATGCTCCAGCGCGTGCACCTATGTTTGCGCCCTACAAGCTGCGCGATATGGCACTCGCCAACCGTATCGTTGTGAGCCCTATGGCACAGTATAAGGCCGAGGGGGGCTGCCCGACCGACTGGCATTTGATCCATTACGGAGAGCGTGCCAAAGGCGGCGCTGGCCTTGTCTTTACCGAGATGACCTGCGTCAGCGCTGAAGGGCGGATCACCCCTGGCTGCCCAGGGTTATATGCACCCGAACATGAAGCTGCATGGGCGCGGCTAACGCGTTTTGTTCACGCGGAGACGGACGCAAAAATCTGTTGCCAGATCGGCCATTCAGGGCGGAAAGGATCGACACAAGTCGGCTGGGAAGAGATGGACGCACCGCTTGCCGAAGGCAACTGGGAGACAGTGAGCGCCTCGGCTTTGGCATGGTCTGGCAAGACCGCTTTGCCACGGGAGATCAGCCATGCCGAGATGGCGGCTGTGAAGGCGCAGTTTGTGAACGCGACCAAGATGGCACAACGCGCGGGCTTTGACATGATCGAGCTGCACGCGGCGCATGGCTATCTCATTTCGTCATTTATCTCGCCTGTGTCGAATGTGCGCACAGATGCCTATGGCGGGAGTTTAGAAAACCGTATGCGCTATCCTCTCGAAGTGTTTGAGGCGATGCGAGCTGTCTGGCCCGAAGACAAGCCTATGTCTGTGCGCATCTCCGCCAACGACTGGGTGGGTGATACGGGTGTGACGCCTGACGAGGCGGTGCAGATTGCCACTATGTTTGGGGCGGCGGGGGCGGACCTTATTGACGTTTCTGCAGGGCAGACGAGCGTTGATGCGCGGCCCGTTTACGGGCGCATGTTTCAGACGCCATTCTCAGACCGTATCCGCAACGAAGCTGGAGTGCCGACCATGGCGGTGGGCAATATTTATGAGGCCGATCACGCCAACTCCATCCTGATGGCAGGGCGGGCCGACCTTGTGGCCGTGGGCCGCCCACACTTGGCAAACCCTTATTGGACACTTCACGAGGCGGCCAAGATTGGAGATCGCGAGGGGCATTGGCCCCTGCCCTATGATGCGGGCTGCGAGCAACTTTGGCGGCTGGCGGACAGGGAGGCCGAAATGGTGGGCAAGATATGA
- a CDS encoding acetyl-CoA carboxylase carboxyltransferase subunit alpha, with protein sequence MTNYLDFEKPLAEIEGKAEELRAMARQSEGMDIESEAAALDKKAADMLVALYKELTPWRKCQVARHPDRPHCSDYIKALFTEYTPLAGDRNFADDDAVMGGLARFDGKPVMVIGHEKGSDTKGRIKHNFGMARPEGYRKAVRLIEMAGKFGLPVITLIDTAGAYPGKGAEERGQSEAIARSTEACLQAGVPLISIIIGEGGSGGAVAFATGDRVAMLEHSIYSVITPEGCASILWKDSEKMREAAEALRLTAKDLTQLGVVDRVIKEPLGGAHRDKPATLDAVRKALAEMLKELDGKKGKALIASRRKKYLDLGSKGLAA encoded by the coding sequence ATGACCAACTACCTCGATTTTGAAAAGCCACTGGCCGAGATTGAAGGCAAAGCGGAAGAGCTGCGCGCTATGGCGCGGCAAAGCGAGGGAATGGATATTGAGTCAGAAGCCGCGGCTTTGGACAAGAAAGCCGCCGATATGCTGGTTGCGCTCTATAAAGAGCTGACACCTTGGCGAAAATGCCAAGTGGCGCGGCACCCAGACCGCCCACATTGCTCTGATTATATCAAAGCGTTGTTTACAGAATACACCCCTCTCGCAGGCGACCGGAACTTTGCCGACGATGACGCCGTGATGGGCGGCTTGGCGCGATTTGATGGTAAACCTGTAATGGTGATCGGCCATGAGAAGGGCAGCGACACCAAGGGCCGGATCAAACATAACTTCGGCATGGCGCGCCCTGAGGGCTACCGCAAGGCGGTGCGCCTCATCGAGATGGCGGGCAAGTTTGGTCTGCCTGTGATCACGCTGATTGACACAGCAGGCGCCTATCCCGGAAAAGGCGCGGAAGAGCGCGGGCAATCAGAAGCGATTGCGCGCTCCACGGAAGCCTGTTTGCAGGCGGGTGTCCCTCTGATCTCGATCATCATTGGCGAAGGCGGCTCTGGTGGGGCCGTGGCGTTTGCAACGGGCGATCGTGTGGCCATGCTGGAGCATTCGATCTATTCGGTGATTACACCTGAAGGCTGCGCCTCTATCTTGTGGAAAGACTCCGAGAAGATGCGCGAAGCCGCGGAAGCCCTGCGGCTAACGGCCAAAGACTTGACCCAATTGGGCGTTGTCGACCGCGTGATCAAAGAGCCACTCGGCGGCGCGCATCGCGACAAGCCTGCCACGCTGGATGCCGTGCGAAAGGCCTTGGCGGAAATGCTCAAAGAGCTCGACGGGAAAAAGGGCAAAGCGCTCATCGCGTCGCGCCGAAAGAAGTATCTTGATCTTGGCTCAAAAGGGCTGGCTGCCTAA
- a CDS encoding L-malyl-CoA/beta-methylmalyl-CoA lyase has product MSFRIQPQAPKRPNRCQLFGPGSNTKLFAKMAASAADVINLDLEDSVAPSDKDAARANVIEAINTIDWGNKYISVRINGLDTPYWYKDVVDIMEQAGDRLDQIMIPKVGCAEDVYAVDALVTAIERAKGRAKPVSFEVIIESAAGIAHVEAIAASSPRLQAMSLGAADFAASMGMQTTGIGGTQENYYMLREGEKHWSDPWHWAQAAIVAACRTHGVLPVDGPFGDFSDDEGYRAQAMRSATLGMVGKWAIHPKQIALANEVFTPSEAAVAEAREILAAMEKAKANGEGATVYKGRLVDIASIKQAEVIVAQAELIAG; this is encoded by the coding sequence ATGAGTTTTCGTATTCAACCTCAGGCTCCTAAGCGGCCGAACCGGTGTCAGCTGTTTGGACCAGGGTCCAACACCAAACTTTTTGCCAAGATGGCGGCCAGTGCTGCTGATGTTATAAACCTCGATCTTGAAGACTCCGTTGCCCCATCGGACAAGGACGCCGCGCGCGCCAATGTCATCGAGGCGATCAATACGATCGACTGGGGCAACAAATATATCAGTGTGCGCATCAACGGGCTCGACACCCCCTATTGGTACAAAGACGTTGTGGACATCATGGAGCAGGCTGGCGATCGACTTGACCAGATCATGATCCCCAAGGTCGGATGTGCCGAAGATGTCTATGCGGTCGACGCTTTGGTCACCGCCATTGAGCGCGCCAAAGGCCGTGCAAAGCCTGTTTCCTTTGAAGTGATCATCGAGAGTGCAGCAGGGATCGCCCATGTCGAAGCCATTGCGGCCTCAAGCCCGCGCCTTCAGGCAATGAGTCTTGGTGCGGCCGACTTTGCGGCCTCAATGGGCATGCAAACAACGGGTATCGGCGGAACGCAGGAAAACTATTACATGCTGCGCGAAGGTGAAAAGCACTGGTCAGACCCGTGGCATTGGGCACAAGCGGCGATCGTTGCAGCCTGTCGCACACATGGCGTTCTGCCTGTCGACGGACCCTTCGGCGACTTCTCGGACGACGAGGGCTACCGCGCGCAAGCGATGCGTTCGGCCACGCTCGGTATGGTCGGAAAATGGGCGATCCACCCCAAGCAAATCGCGCTGGCAAACGAAGTTTTCACACCGTCCGAAGCGGCTGTCGCAGAGGCCCGCGAGATCCTTGCGGCGATGGAAAAGGCCAAGGCAAACGGCGAAGGCGCAACCGTCTATAAAGGCCGTCTGGTGGACATTGCCAGCATCAAACAGGCCGAAGTGATCGTCGCTCAGGCCGAGCTGATCGCAGGCTAA